A genomic region of Arachis stenosperma cultivar V10309 chromosome 9, arast.V10309.gnm1.PFL2, whole genome shotgun sequence contains the following coding sequences:
- the LOC130949391 gene encoding uncharacterized protein LOC130949391 translates to MDCGRFYFVYGYGGTGKTFLWRTLSASLRCEGKIVLNVASSGIASLFLPNGRTAHSKFKIPLNINEDSVCNLKQGSSLAKLVSRASLITWDEAPMLNKHCYEALDKSLKDILRYERSYKPNMAFAGKVVVLGGDFRQILPIIPMGSRQDIVQASINSSYLWDHCSVLNLTRNMCLASSDISEYNSEVNKFAKWLIQIGDGFADDSTDGESEVLIPDDMLINDTEVGFGELVHFVYPNIVSNLSHTNYFKERSILAPTLEVVNEVNNSIMSRLLMRLPPHQICLKEGVPVMLLRNIDQSNGLCNGTRIQVRRLGNHVIECIILTGDQTGRVVLIPRMDMIPNNDTLPFRFRRRQFSLIVSFAMTINKAQGQTLGIVGLFLLKPVFTHGQLYVALSRVKSKKCLGVLIQNNGTMPKGSTINVVFREIFNNIF, encoded by the exons ATGGATTGTGGCAGATTTTACTTTGTTTATGGGTATGGTGGTACTGGCAAGACATTCCTTTGGCGTACGCTTTCTGCTTCATTAAGGTgtgagggaaagattgttctaAATGTTGCATCAAGTGGTATTGCTTCACTATTTCTCCCCAATGGACGCACTGCTCATTCAAAATTTAAGATACCTCTAAACATTAATGAGGATTCAGTTTGCAACCTTAAACAAGGTTCATCTCTTGCTAAGTTGGTTTCCAGAGCCAGTTTGATTACATGGGACGAAGCTCCAATGTTGAACAAACACTGTTATGAGGCATTGGACAAGTCACTGAAGGATATCCTAAGATATGAACGATCTTACAAGCCGAACATGGCTTTTGCTGGTAAGGTTGTTGTACTAGGTGGTGACTTTCGACAGATTCTTCCAATCATACCGATGGGATCACGTCAAGATATTGTTCAAGCTTCCATTAATTCATCTTACCTCTGGGATCACTGCTCAGTCTTGAATTTAACAAGGAATATGTGTTTAGCATCTTCTGATATTTCCGAATACAATAGTGAAGTTAACAAATTTGCCAAGTGGCTTATCCAGATTGGTGATGGATTCGCCGATGATTCTACAGATGGTGAGTCAGAAGTTTTGATTCCAGATGACATGCTCATAAATGATACTGAAGTTGGTTTTGGAGAGTTGGTACATTTTGTCTATCCAAATATTGTTTCTAACTTGAGCCACACTAATTACTTCAAGGAACGTTCGATTCTTGCTCCCACATTAGAAGTTGTGAATGAGGTGAACAACAGTATTATGAGTCGACtactgatgc GATTACCTCCACACCAAATATGCTTGAAGGAAGGTGTACCAGTTATGTTGCTTCGGAACATTGATCAGTCTAATGGGTTGTGCAATGGCACGAGAATACAGGTTCGTCGTTTAGGTAATCATGTAATTGAGTGCATTATATTGACGGGGGACCAAACAGGTCGAGTTGTGCTCATTCCACGCATGGACATGATACCAAATAATGACACACTCCCTTTTAGGTTCAGAAGGAGGCAATTTTCTTTGATTGTTTCATTTGCAATGACTATAAATAAGGCGCAGGGACAGACTTTAGGTATTGTTGGGCTATTTTTATTGAAACCCGTTTTTACACATGGACAACTGTATGTTGCACTATCTCGAGTAAAATCAAAGAAATGCCTTGGAGTGCTGATTCAGAATAATGGTACCATGCCTAAGGGTAGTACAATAAATGTAGTATTCAGGGAAatttttaacaatattttttga
- the LOC130948070 gene encoding uncharacterized protein LOC130948070, producing the protein MPSLQTALPPELANNAIRLYRECLRRAKYIGHRQHNTQLLVDMVRQQFKQNMHETDPEKIQQLKDNAARGLINHILYESEQLSGRKFSKSPKAV; encoded by the exons ATGCCGTCTCTTCAAACAGCACTGCCTCCTGAGCTGGCCAACAATGCCATTAGG CTTTACCGTGAATGCCTACGAAGAGCTAAGTATATTGGCCATCGG CAACATAACACACAGCTTCTTGTTGATATGGTGAGACAACAGTTTAAGCAAAACATGCACGAGACAGATCCTGAAAAGATTCAGCAGTTAAAGGATAA TGCAGCAAGGGGACTTATCAACCACATACTATATGAGTCAGAGCAACTGTCTGGTCGTAAATTTAGCAAGAGTCCTAAAGCAGTTTAG
- the LOC130948077 gene encoding small ribosomal subunit protein S13, mitochondrial-like has translation MLGLHNATNVVVRLRQNLSVWGVRAQNINIGGGVGGEIPDQKRLQYALQHIHGIGRSKAHHIVCELGVENKYVRDLSKRELYSLRELLSKYLIGNDLKKCVERDVGRLVGIQCYRGIRHVDGLPCRGQRTHTNARTRKSRPTWRGTR, from the exons ATGTTGGGTCTCCACAATGCCACGAATGTTGTTGTCCGCCTTCGTCAAAACCTTTCC GTTTGGGGCGTGCGTGCACAAAATATAAACATAGGAGGTGGTGTTGGAGGTGAAATCCCTGATCAGAAGCGCCTCCAGTATGCTCTTCAGCATATCCATGGCATTGGGCGTTCCAAGGCTCATCACATTGTCTGCGAGCTCGGTGTCGAAAACAAATACGTTAGAGATCTTAGCAAGAGAGAGCTGTACTCCCTTCGCGAATTGCTTTCCAAGTACTTGATTGGGAATGATTTG AAAAAATGTGTTGAAAGAGATGTGGGGAGGTTAGTGGGCATTCAGTGCTACAGAGGCATCAGGCATGTCGATGGCTTACCCTGTCGAGGCCAGCGAACTCATACCAATGCCCGCACCAGGAAGAGCAGGCCTACTTGGAGGGGAACAAGATGA